From the genome of Gemmatimonas phototrophica, one region includes:
- a CDS encoding DUF2256 domain-containing protein, producing MAQSRKTGKQPGAVNGHPDKLCVRCGRPFSWRKKWERDWESVRYCSDKCRMGKAAG from the coding sequence ATGGCGCAATCTCGAAAGACCGGCAAACAGCCCGGCGCGGTAAACGGGCACCCCGACAAGCTGTGCGTTCGCTGCGGGCGCCCCTTCAGCTGGCGCAAGAAGTGGGAGCGCGACTGGGAGTCGGTGCGCTATTGCAGCGACAAGTGCCGGATGGGGAAGGCGGCGGGGTGA
- a CDS encoding sensor histidine kinase: MTSPINPADFPASNQDLLYSDYRKTEELGTLRQVARALAAETNSQKVLDTLCQLSMVRGRANGAAVAQISGDNGVYSACAGHALSLLGITFPLEGTFTGRVAREHRTLSIANPLESSPFFAQLLPTLGIGPILLLPLLANQQLFGVLSITRDVGHPLFDEVDEERLGVMADLAALALWKASLLEEARSADAAKTSLLATLSHELRTPLTALEGYGELLEDEILGSLTDAQRDVIVRLRTVGRHLGSLIEDILTFASLEADRLTARNAPVRLDELLDSLHPFLEPLAREKGIEFLLDLEPGLPTLVTDEARVRQILLNLCQNAIKFTEVGRVTLRVSRGSPAPDGGATVRLAVRDTGVGIAATDMQRLFRPFSQLEDSQTRRARGTGLGLYIARRLATMLGGRIELVSRPGEGSTFTLVLPQNH, translated from the coding sequence ATGACGTCGCCCATCAATCCCGCCGACTTTCCGGCCAGCAATCAGGACCTTCTCTATTCGGACTACCGAAAAACAGAAGAGCTCGGCACTCTGCGTCAGGTTGCGCGCGCGCTGGCAGCTGAGACCAATTCGCAGAAGGTGCTGGATACGCTGTGCCAGCTATCGATGGTCCGTGGACGTGCTAATGGCGCTGCAGTGGCGCAGATAAGTGGTGATAATGGCGTATATTCCGCTTGTGCCGGGCACGCGTTGTCGTTGCTGGGGATCACCTTCCCGCTGGAAGGGACGTTCACCGGACGGGTGGCTCGCGAGCATCGCACGCTCTCCATTGCCAACCCGTTGGAAAGCTCCCCCTTCTTTGCCCAGCTGCTCCCCACGCTGGGCATTGGGCCCATTCTGCTGCTGCCCCTGCTCGCCAACCAGCAGCTCTTCGGGGTGTTGTCCATTACGCGGGACGTTGGCCACCCCCTCTTCGACGAGGTGGATGAAGAGCGTCTCGGGGTCATGGCCGACCTGGCCGCCCTGGCCCTCTGGAAGGCCAGTCTGCTCGAGGAGGCGCGTTCGGCCGACGCGGCCAAGACGAGCTTGCTGGCTACGCTGTCGCATGAGCTGCGCACGCCCCTCACCGCGCTCGAAGGGTATGGCGAACTGCTGGAAGACGAGATTCTGGGCTCCCTCACCGACGCGCAGCGCGATGTCATTGTTCGGCTGCGTACCGTGGGCCGCCACCTGGGGAGTCTCATTGAGGACATCCTCACCTTTGCGTCGCTGGAGGCCGACCGGCTCACCGCCCGCAACGCCCCGGTGCGTCTCGACGAACTGCTCGATTCGCTGCACCCCTTCCTGGAGCCGCTGGCCCGCGAAAAGGGGATCGAGTTCCTCCTCGACCTTGAGCCCGGGCTCCCCACGCTCGTGACCGACGAAGCCCGGGTGCGCCAGATTCTGCTCAACCTGTGCCAAAACGCCATCAAGTTCACCGAGGTGGGCCGAGTCACGCTACGCGTGTCCCGGGGGTCGCCGGCCCCTGACGGTGGGGCCACGGTCCGTCTGGCCGTGCGTGATACCGGTGTGGGGATTGCCGCCACCGACATGCAGCGGCTGTTTCGGCCGTTCTCGCAGCTGGAGGACTCCCAGACCCGCCGTGCCCGAGGCACCGGGTTGGGGCTCTACATTGCCCGCCGACTGGCCACCATGCTGGGGGGGCGTATTGAGCTGGTGTCGCGCCCGGGCGAAGGATCCACCTTTACTCTGGTCCTGCCGCAGAACCACTGA